From Halobacterium sp. R2-5, the proteins below share one genomic window:
- a CDS encoding archaea-specific SMC-related protein — protein sequence MGVQQSSLSDGRLRVENVGGIEQTDVEFTSGVNLLVGRNATNRTSLLQAFMAAMGSDQVTVKGDADAADVELELEGETYTRHLRRESGTVVTSGDPYLDDPELADLFAFLLESNDVRRAVERGDELHDLLLRPVDTEEIEAEIERLVDERDRVESDLDEIEEYKAELPAKEAEREELREEIEATKADLESAESELDAADDVEQRQQQKQELEEKLDELSSKRSELDDVRYDLETERERLSDLKSERTDLEDELDELPEEPEGDVGELESEVRSLRERKQELESSVSELRSVIGFNEDMLEDPDSDALAALDGDSDDGDVTDELLGGDDVVCWTCGSEVEAEQIDATVDQLREFSAEKLDDIAEVEERIEAKRERRRELEETREERERVERRLDRLADDVERCEENIDRLEGERDDLLDEIETVEAEVEELESEEYGEILEHHREANELEYELGRLEQDLEAVEADIADLEERIAEQDDLEARREELEDEIAELRTKIERIERDTVEEFNDHMAEVLEMLDYDNLDRIWLERREREVRRGRRTVTETAFDLHVVRTTDSGAAYEDTVEHLSESERETTGLVLALAGYLAHEVYEEVPYILLDSLEAIDSERIAQLVEYLGEYADYLVVALLTEDAQAVDSGYRRITEI from the coding sequence ATGGGAGTCCAACAGTCGAGTCTATCGGACGGGCGGCTCCGCGTCGAGAACGTCGGCGGCATCGAGCAGACCGACGTCGAGTTCACGTCCGGCGTGAACCTCCTCGTGGGGCGGAACGCCACTAACCGAACGTCGCTCCTCCAGGCGTTCATGGCCGCGATGGGGAGCGACCAGGTCACCGTGAAGGGAGACGCCGACGCGGCCGATGTCGAACTCGAACTCGAGGGAGAGACGTACACGCGACACCTGCGGCGGGAGTCCGGCACCGTCGTCACCAGCGGCGACCCGTACCTCGACGACCCCGAGCTCGCGGACCTGTTCGCGTTCCTCCTGGAGTCGAACGACGTGCGGCGCGCGGTCGAGCGCGGCGACGAGCTCCACGACCTCCTCCTGCGGCCGGTCGACACCGAGGAGATCGAGGCGGAGATCGAGCGCCTCGTCGACGAGCGGGACCGCGTCGAGAGCGACCTCGACGAGATCGAGGAGTACAAAGCCGAACTTCCCGCCAAGGAGGCCGAGCGGGAGGAGCTCCGGGAGGAGATCGAGGCGACGAAAGCCGACCTCGAGTCCGCGGAGTCCGAGCTCGACGCGGCCGACGACGTTGAGCAGCGCCAGCAGCAGAAACAGGAACTCGAGGAGAAACTCGACGAGCTGAGCTCGAAGCGCTCGGAGCTCGACGACGTCCGCTACGACCTCGAGACCGAACGCGAGCGCCTCTCGGACCTGAAGAGCGAGCGCACCGACCTCGAAGACGAGCTCGACGAACTCCCCGAGGAACCGGAGGGCGACGTCGGCGAACTGGAGTCAGAGGTCCGGTCGCTGCGCGAGCGCAAGCAGGAACTGGAGTCGTCCGTCTCGGAACTCCGGAGCGTCATCGGGTTCAACGAGGACATGCTCGAGGACCCAGATTCGGACGCGCTCGCGGCTCTCGACGGCGACAGCGACGACGGCGACGTCACGGACGAGCTGCTCGGCGGCGACGACGTGGTGTGCTGGACGTGCGGCAGCGAGGTCGAGGCCGAGCAGATCGACGCGACCGTCGACCAGCTCCGGGAGTTCAGCGCGGAGAAGCTCGACGACATCGCCGAGGTCGAGGAGCGCATCGAGGCCAAGCGGGAGCGCCGCCGCGAACTCGAAGAGACCCGCGAGGAGCGCGAGCGCGTCGAGCGCCGCCTCGACCGCCTCGCGGACGACGTCGAGCGCTGCGAGGAGAACATCGACCGCCTGGAGGGCGAGCGCGACGACCTGCTCGACGAGATCGAGACCGTCGAGGCCGAGGTCGAGGAGCTGGAGTCCGAGGAGTACGGCGAGATCCTCGAACACCACCGGGAGGCCAACGAGCTGGAGTACGAGCTCGGCCGCCTCGAACAGGACCTCGAAGCCGTCGAGGCGGACATCGCGGACCTCGAGGAGCGCATCGCCGAGCAGGACGACCTCGAAGCCCGCCGCGAGGAGCTCGAGGACGAGATCGCGGAGCTCCGCACGAAGATCGAGCGCATCGAGCGCGACACCGTCGAGGAGTTCAACGACCACATGGCGGAGGTCCTGGAGATGCTGGACTACGACAACCTCGACCGCATCTGGCTGGAGCGCCGCGAGCGCGAGGTCCGCCGCGGCCGCCGCACGGTCACGGAGACCGCCTTCGACCTCCACGTCGTCCGCACGACGGACTCGGGCGCGGCCTACGAGGACACGGTCGAGCACCTCTCGGAGAGCGAGCGCGAAACCACGGGGCTCGTGCTCGCGCTCGCGGGCTACCTCGCCCACGAGGTGTACGAGGAGGTGCCGTACATCCTCCTGGACTCCCTGGAGGCCATCGACTCCGAGCGCATCGCGCAGCTCGTCGAGTACCTCGGCGAGTACGCCGACTACCTCGTCGTCGCGCTGCTCACCGAGGACGCGCAGGCCGTCGATTCGGGCTACCGCCGCATCACCGAAATCTGA
- the rdfA gene encoding rod-determining factor RdfA — MGDAERDVGGRRSKVARLVDEYGLEGVGAELEARWTATGDDHWSLRDLATHFNRELVRERLYDAGLHPSDSEIENVVRALTTDETGAAEQTQLRRRLEREDVDVERLEKDVVTYQAVRSYLQDYRGAEYERETGDRAETVADAVQKLRGRLVSVTETKLEQLRNTPHLTLGEFRVMVDVGVLCTECNSRYGVVELLSEGGCDCSPADSE, encoded by the coding sequence ATGGGCGACGCAGAGCGCGACGTTGGCGGTCGGCGGAGCAAGGTGGCACGGCTGGTCGACGAGTACGGCCTCGAGGGCGTGGGCGCGGAGCTGGAGGCGCGCTGGACGGCGACCGGCGACGACCACTGGAGCCTCCGCGACCTCGCAACGCACTTCAACCGCGAGCTCGTCCGGGAGCGCCTCTACGACGCCGGCCTCCACCCATCCGATTCCGAGATCGAGAACGTCGTGCGTGCGCTGACGACCGACGAGACGGGCGCCGCCGAGCAGACCCAGCTCCGTCGCCGCCTGGAGCGCGAGGACGTCGACGTCGAGCGGTTGGAGAAGGACGTCGTCACCTACCAGGCCGTGCGGAGCTACCTACAGGACTACCGGGGCGCGGAGTACGAGCGCGAGACCGGCGACCGGGCGGAGACCGTCGCGGACGCCGTCCAGAAGCTCCGGGGCCGGCTCGTCTCCGTGACGGAGACGAAACTCGAACAGCTCCGGAACACCCCCCACCTCACGCTCGGCGAGTTCCGCGTGATGGTCGACGTCGGCGTCCTCTGCACCGAGTGTAACTCGCGGTACGGCGTCGTCGAACTGCTCTCGGAGGGCGGCTGTGACTGCTCGCCAGCCGACTCGGAATAA
- a CDS encoding fumarylacetoacetate hydrolase family protein — MQLDDATRDRLAESLYGALESGSPIDPLTDDHDLTIADAYDVQSRLVERRLDDGAEVVGHKVGLTSDAIQEQLGVDEPDFGRLLDTMFVAGSTIPADDLIAPRVEPEIGFLVGERLDPPVSHLDVLEATRSVVPVLEVIDSRVRDWDIQIEDTVADNASSALYLAGEAVHDVDGRDLSLEGVKLHRNGELAASGVGAAVLGHPARSVAWLANTLADLDAALEPGHLVLSGSLTPAVDLAPGDVLGVEFTSLGSLHARVGEE; from the coding sequence GTGCAACTCGACGACGCGACTCGCGACCGACTCGCCGAATCGCTGTACGGAGCGCTCGAATCGGGGTCGCCCATCGACCCGCTCACCGACGACCACGACCTTACCATCGCGGACGCGTACGACGTCCAGTCCCGGCTCGTGGAGCGGCGCCTCGACGACGGCGCCGAAGTCGTCGGGCACAAGGTCGGGCTGACCAGCGACGCGATTCAGGAGCAACTCGGCGTGGACGAACCCGACTTCGGCCGGCTCCTCGACACGATGTTCGTGGCGGGGTCGACGATTCCCGCCGACGACCTCATCGCGCCGCGCGTCGAACCCGAGATCGGGTTCCTCGTCGGCGAGCGCCTCGACCCGCCCGTCTCACACCTCGACGTCCTGGAGGCGACCCGCAGCGTCGTCCCGGTGCTGGAAGTCATCGACAGCCGCGTGCGCGACTGGGACATCCAGATCGAGGACACCGTCGCCGACAACGCCTCCTCCGCGCTGTACCTCGCCGGCGAGGCCGTCCACGACGTCGACGGCCGTGACCTCTCCCTGGAAGGCGTCAAACTCCACCGGAACGGCGAGCTCGCCGCGTCGGGGGTGGGCGCGGCCGTCCTCGGGCACCCCGCGCGCTCGGTGGCGTGGCTCGCGAACACGCTCGCGGACCTCGACGCCGCGCTGGAGCCCGGCCACCTCGTGTTGAGCGGGTCGCTCACGCCGGCCGTGGACCTCGCCCCCGGCGACGTGCTCGGCGTCGAGTTCACGTCACTCGGGTCGCTGCACGCCCGCGTCGGCGAGGAGTGA
- a CDS encoding IclR family transcriptional regulator yields the protein MGPEANHPVRTTEKSLAVVEHLDETDGARIKDLEAELDMTKGAIHNHLSTLREHGYVVKEGEEYRLSFEFLTLGGRVRSRTPLYEFGRAKADQLAADTDMLANLMIEEDGRGVYLYQARGDYAVNLDTHVGYRIPLHNIAIGKAILAYLPDERVDEIVDRWGLPAATEKTITDREALSEQLETVRERGYATEHGERTESLACIGAPVRVDGELLGAISISAPTHRLGTDGFDEEIIGEVQSTANELALDIKYK from the coding sequence ATGGGCCCGGAAGCGAACCACCCGGTGCGGACGACGGAGAAGTCCCTCGCGGTCGTGGAGCACCTCGACGAGACCGACGGCGCGCGAATCAAGGACCTCGAAGCCGAACTCGACATGACGAAGGGCGCGATACACAACCACCTCAGCACCCTCCGCGAGCACGGCTACGTCGTCAAAGAGGGCGAGGAGTACCGACTGAGCTTCGAGTTCCTCACGCTCGGGGGGCGCGTCCGCAGCCGCACTCCCCTCTACGAGTTCGGTCGGGCGAAGGCCGACCAGCTGGCCGCGGACACCGACATGCTCGCGAACCTCATGATCGAGGAGGACGGCCGCGGCGTCTACCTCTACCAGGCCCGCGGCGACTACGCGGTGAACCTCGACACCCACGTCGGCTACCGGATCCCCCTCCACAACATCGCCATCGGGAAGGCGATTCTCGCCTACCTGCCCGACGAGCGCGTCGACGAAATCGTCGACCGCTGGGGGCTGCCCGCGGCCACCGAGAAGACCATCACCGACCGCGAGGCGCTGTCCGAGCAGCTCGAAACCGTCCGCGAGCGCGGGTACGCGACCGAGCACGGCGAGCGAACGGAGAGCCTGGCGTGCATCGGCGCGCCGGTGCGCGTGGACGGCGAGCTGCTCGGCGCCATCAGCATCTCCGCGCCGACTCACCGACTCGGCACCGACGGCTTCGACGAGGAGATCATCGGCGAGGTGCAGAGCACGGCGAACGAGCTCGCCCTCGACATCAAGTACAAGTAG
- a CDS encoding fumarylacetoacetate hydrolase family protein: MSLDESKLQEYAEQLHDAWASKTPVEPLSNDTAFDTADAYEIQSRVVDRILDDGDEIAGHKLGLVSAAKQEQLGIDEPIFGYFTEGGILDEPVVRTDELIAPRLEAEIGLVLDEDVPAPASVTDVLSATGAVVPVVEILESRFAGWEIPSAQDVIADNTSAGKVVVGETHSDVTDVDLRMESVVVSKNGEVVSSGTGADIMGNPARAVAWLGDRLEDVDDRLEAGELVMTGGITAADDMEPGDVYHVEFGSIGSIDVRAE, from the coding sequence ATGAGTTTGGACGAGTCCAAGCTGCAGGAGTACGCAGAGCAACTGCACGATGCGTGGGCGTCGAAGACGCCGGTCGAGCCGCTCAGCAACGACACCGCCTTCGACACGGCCGACGCCTACGAGATCCAGTCCCGGGTCGTCGACCGCATCCTCGACGACGGCGACGAGATCGCGGGCCACAAGCTCGGACTCGTGAGCGCCGCGAAACAGGAACAGCTCGGCATCGACGAGCCCATCTTCGGTTACTTCACCGAGGGCGGGATTCTGGACGAGCCGGTCGTCCGGACCGACGAGCTCATCGCGCCGCGACTGGAGGCCGAAATCGGGCTCGTGCTCGACGAGGACGTGCCGGCGCCCGCCTCCGTGACGGACGTGCTGTCGGCCACCGGCGCGGTCGTCCCGGTCGTCGAGATCCTGGAGAGCCGGTTCGCGGGCTGGGAGATCCCGAGCGCGCAGGACGTCATCGCGGACAACACGTCCGCGGGAAAGGTCGTCGTCGGGGAGACGCACAGCGACGTCACCGACGTTGACCTCCGGATGGAGAGCGTCGTCGTCTCGAAGAACGGCGAGGTCGTCTCCTCGGGCACCGGCGCGGACATCATGGGCAACCCGGCGCGCGCCGTCGCGTGGCTCGGCGACCGCCTCGAAGACGTCGACGACCGGCTGGAGGCCGGCGAGCTCGTGATGACGGGCGGCATCACGGCCGCCGACGACATGGAGCCGGGGGACGTCTACCACGTCGAGTTCGGGAGCATCGGCTCCATCGACGTGCGCGCGGAATAG
- a CDS encoding aldehyde dehydrogenase family protein → MSQQTSTTGEADLSIDADWSELYIDGEWRAAESGELSDVENPATREVVAEVPKGGEADVDAAYEAAAAAQEEWANTTPDERARVVRTVAQLLEEYEDEICDLLAIESGGTKPRQAIEHGGAVTFVHDAASFAFRMSGRHNQSKIPGKENIVQREPVGTVGVISPWNVPMKLSIRAVAPAIATGNTVVLKPAGETPITGGLLIAKLFDMAGLPDGVLNVVTGPGSTAGDRTAAHPESDVIAFTGSTEVGRLVGQNAVDHFALPALELGGNNPHVVLEDADLDDAVDAGVFGSFWNQGQVCISINRHLVHESIYDEYAERLAERAAELPIGDPLDDDVVIGPIINEAQRDEMLEYVEQTIEEGATLETGGDHDGLFVEPTVLTDVTNDMTAACNEHFGPIAPIVPFSSDEEAIELANTSEYGLAGSVHSADRGRARDVADQIEVGMMHVNDQTVNVEPHVPFGGKKDSGMGRYNGDWILEEFTEVKWTSVQRESRDYPF, encoded by the coding sequence ATGAGCCAGCAAACGAGTACTACTGGAGAGGCCGACCTGTCCATCGACGCGGACTGGAGCGAGCTGTACATCGACGGCGAGTGGCGGGCCGCCGAGAGCGGCGAACTGTCGGACGTCGAGAACCCCGCGACCCGGGAGGTCGTCGCGGAAGTGCCGAAGGGTGGCGAGGCCGACGTCGACGCCGCCTACGAAGCAGCGGCCGCCGCTCAGGAGGAGTGGGCGAACACGACCCCGGACGAGCGCGCCCGCGTCGTCCGCACGGTCGCCCAGCTCCTCGAGGAGTACGAGGACGAGATCTGTGACCTGCTCGCCATCGAGAGCGGCGGGACGAAGCCGCGACAGGCCATCGAACACGGCGGCGCCGTCACGTTCGTCCACGACGCCGCGTCGTTCGCGTTCCGGATGTCCGGCCGCCACAACCAGTCGAAGATTCCGGGCAAGGAGAACATCGTCCAGCGCGAGCCCGTCGGCACCGTCGGCGTCATCTCGCCGTGGAACGTCCCGATGAAACTCTCCATCCGCGCGGTCGCGCCCGCCATCGCCACCGGGAACACGGTCGTGCTGAAGCCCGCGGGCGAGACGCCCATCACGGGCGGGCTGCTCATCGCGAAGCTGTTCGACATGGCGGGGCTGCCCGACGGCGTCCTCAACGTCGTCACCGGACCGGGTTCGACGGCGGGCGACCGAACGGCCGCCCACCCCGAGAGCGACGTCATCGCGTTCACGGGCTCGACGGAAGTCGGCCGCCTCGTCGGGCAGAACGCGGTCGACCACTTCGCGCTGCCGGCGCTGGAACTCGGCGGCAACAACCCACACGTCGTGCTGGAGGACGCCGACCTCGACGACGCCGTGGACGCCGGCGTGTTCGGGTCGTTCTGGAACCAGGGCCAGGTCTGCATCTCCATCAACCGCCACCTCGTCCACGAGTCCATCTACGACGAGTACGCCGAGCGCCTCGCCGAGCGCGCCGCCGAACTCCCCATCGGCGACCCGCTCGACGACGACGTAGTCATCGGCCCCATCATCAACGAGGCCCAGCGCGACGAGATGCTCGAGTACGTCGAGCAGACGATCGAGGAGGGCGCGACGCTGGAGACCGGCGGCGACCACGACGGCCTGTTCGTGGAGCCGACGGTGCTCACCGACGTCACGAACGATATGACGGCGGCGTGCAACGAGCACTTCGGCCCAATCGCGCCCATCGTCCCGTTCAGCAGCGACGAGGAAGCCATCGAGCTCGCGAACACCTCCGAGTACGGGCTCGCGGGCTCGGTCCACTCCGCCGACCGCGGGCGCGCTCGCGACGTCGCCGACCAGATCGAGGTCGGGATGATGCACGTCAACGACCAGACGGTCAACGTGGAGCCCCACGTGCCGTTCGGCGGGAAGAAGGACTCCGGGATGGGGCGCTACAACGGCGACTGGATCCTCGAGGAGTTCACCGAGGTGAAGTGGACGTCGGTCCAGCGGGAGTCCCGCGACTACCCGTTCTGA
- a CDS encoding acetaldehyde dehydrogenase (acetylating), giving the protein MGVSAAIVGPGNIGTDLMYKILDRSDAIDLERVIGIFPVEESEGLQAAVEEGIDVGTEGVDSVREHADEFDLVFDATSAHVHEQQAPVYDELGLFAIDLTPAAVGPYAVPVVNLDDVVGETRNVNMVTCGGQATIPIVHAVDRVADVGYAEMVSHIASKSAGPGTRQNIDKFTQTTAAGLEVVGGADEGKAIITLNPAEPPIMMRNTVHTRVAETTDVDAVRDSVSRIAEDIRSYVPGYEITLEPTVRDADDVGFDLDGDVVLSTQLEVEGEGQHLPPYAGNLDIMTSAALGTAERIAAQPNEAVAGGETDD; this is encoded by the coding sequence ATGGGTGTTAGTGCAGCCATCGTCGGCCCCGGCAACATCGGGACCGATCTGATGTACAAGATACTGGACCGCAGCGACGCCATCGACCTCGAACGAGTGATCGGCATCTTCCCCGTCGAGGAGTCCGAGGGCCTGCAGGCCGCTGTCGAGGAGGGCATCGACGTCGGCACCGAGGGAGTCGACAGCGTGCGCGAGCACGCCGACGAGTTCGACCTCGTGTTCGACGCGACGAGCGCGCACGTCCACGAACAGCAGGCGCCGGTCTACGACGAGCTCGGGCTGTTCGCCATCGACCTGACGCCGGCGGCGGTCGGCCCGTACGCGGTGCCCGTGGTGAACCTCGACGACGTGGTCGGGGAGACGCGTAACGTCAACATGGTCACGTGCGGCGGGCAGGCGACCATTCCCATCGTGCACGCGGTCGACCGCGTCGCCGACGTGGGGTACGCGGAGATGGTCTCGCACATCGCGTCGAAGAGCGCCGGCCCCGGCACGCGGCAGAACATCGACAAGTTCACGCAGACGACCGCGGCCGGCCTCGAAGTCGTCGGCGGCGCCGACGAGGGGAAGGCCATCATCACACTCAACCCCGCCGAGCCGCCGATCATGATGCGGAACACCGTCCACACGCGCGTCGCGGAGACGACCGACGTCGACGCCGTCCGCGACTCCGTCTCGCGCATCGCCGAGGATATCCGGTCCTACGTCCCCGGCTACGAGATCACGCTCGAACCGACCGTGCGAGACGCCGACGACGTCGGCTTCGACCTCGACGGCGACGTCGTGCTCTCGACGCAACTGGAAGTCGAAGGCGAAGGCCAGCACCTCCCGCCGTACGCGGGCAACCTCGACATCATGACCAGCGCAGCACTCGGCACCGCCGAACGCATCGCCGCCCAGCCGAACGAGGCCGTCGCCGGGGGTGAGACCGATGACTGA
- the dmpG gene encoding 4-hydroxy-2-oxovalerate aldolase translates to MTDSPRLVDMTLRDGMHAVDHQFTPDQMADVASALDAADMDVVEVSHGDGMGGSSINYGVSAADTEAYLDAVAPELTDTELSVLLLPGIGTVEHLDLAADHGADVCRIATHVTEADISEEHFQYVTERGLEANGLLMLSHMAPPETVLEQARLMEEYGAEAVYVMDSAGALLPQDVRDRVGLLTDELSIDVGFHAHNNLGLAIGNTLAALDEGAVTVDGCLRGLGAGSGNAQMEVLVGALDRAGYDVGPDLYGVMDAAEDVLLPMLDDDTMPELDNDSLVLGYAGVYSSFLRHARRAGEQYGVDPRDILVELGEMEVVGGQEDLITDVADRLAREGAAEADD, encoded by the coding sequence ATGACTGACTCGCCGCGGCTCGTGGACATGACGCTGCGCGACGGCATGCACGCCGTCGACCACCAGTTCACGCCCGACCAGATGGCCGACGTCGCGAGCGCGCTCGACGCCGCCGACATGGACGTCGTGGAAGTCTCGCACGGCGACGGCATGGGCGGGTCCTCTATCAACTACGGCGTGTCGGCGGCCGACACCGAGGCGTACCTCGACGCGGTCGCGCCCGAGCTCACGGACACCGAGCTGTCCGTGCTGTTGCTGCCCGGCATCGGGACGGTCGAACACCTCGACCTCGCAGCCGACCACGGCGCCGACGTCTGCCGCATCGCGACGCACGTCACGGAAGCCGACATCTCCGAGGAGCACTTCCAGTACGTCACCGAGCGCGGCCTGGAGGCCAACGGCCTGCTGATGCTCTCGCACATGGCGCCGCCCGAGACGGTGCTCGAACAGGCCCGACTGATGGAGGAGTACGGCGCGGAAGCCGTCTACGTGATGGACTCCGCGGGCGCGCTCCTCCCGCAGGACGTCCGCGACCGCGTCGGCCTGCTCACCGACGAGCTCTCCATCGACGTCGGGTTCCACGCGCACAACAACCTCGGGCTCGCCATCGGGAACACGCTCGCCGCGCTCGACGAGGGCGCGGTCACCGTCGACGGCTGCCTGCGCGGGCTCGGCGCGGGCTCCGGGAACGCCCAGATGGAGGTTCTGGTCGGCGCGCTGGACCGCGCGGGCTACGACGTCGGCCCGGACCTCTACGGCGTCATGGACGCCGCCGAGGACGTCCTGCTGCCGATGCTCGACGACGACACGATGCCCGAACTGGACAACGACTCGCTGGTGCTGGGGTACGCGGGCGTCTACTCGTCGTTCCTCCGGCACGCCCGGCGCGCGGGCGAACAGTACGGCGTCGACCCCCGCGACATCCTCGTCGAACTCGGCGAGATGGAGGTCGTCGGTGGCCAGGAAGACCTCATCACGGACGTCGCCGACAGACTCGCCCGCGAGGGCGCAGCGGAAGCGGACGACTGA
- a CDS encoding VOC family protein, with product MDVIHSAMWVSDLDRTLSFYVDELGLEKTNEFVSGDGATNVYVAGDDGTELQFKHHPEHDVDVDADGFDHVALAVDDTDATTERLVEEVGCTLRRGPLTSEGANARVAFVEDPDGYGIELVEELA from the coding sequence ATGGACGTGATTCACAGCGCCATGTGGGTGTCGGACCTCGACCGAACGCTGTCGTTCTACGTCGACGAACTCGGCCTCGAGAAGACCAACGAGTTCGTCAGCGGCGACGGCGCGACGAACGTCTACGTGGCCGGGGACGACGGCACGGAGCTCCAGTTCAAACACCACCCCGAGCACGACGTCGACGTTGACGCCGACGGCTTCGACCACGTCGCGCTCGCCGTCGACGACACGGACGCGACGACCGAGCGACTCGTCGAGGAAGTCGGCTGCACGCTGCGCCGCGGGCCGCTGACCTCGGAGGGCGCGAACGCCCGCGTCGCGTTCGTCGAGGACCCGGACGGCTACGGCATCGAACTGGTCGAAGAACTGGCGTAG
- a CDS encoding VOC family protein, with protein sequence MTETVAPIAKLGHVVAHTPDIEESIWFFRDVLGFKLTERTEDGAYFRGLRDWEHHTLAVLDTGKTGVDHIAFRTSSPEALDELAERFEADGDDVTYVDAGEEPGQGEAIRVEKFGHPYEFYYDVEKPDAPKGQRSRLKNRVYSEAAGGRIAPRRIDHTHVQDSVSPAHAEWLQDALGFQVNEQYRTNDGELWGWWFSVTPLPHDIAIHRLPEGEAPMFDHVSFHLDSLQDLWEAADVLAEHGIEPDGGPGKHAITSADFLYVSDPASGLCVEFFAGPGYLNFEPDWEPIEWTEDEIGGETSHQWIGEGPGWEGLAYPDEETGASQ encoded by the coding sequence ATGACGGAGACCGTCGCCCCCATCGCGAAACTCGGGCACGTCGTCGCGCACACGCCGGACATCGAGGAGTCCATCTGGTTCTTCCGGGACGTGCTCGGGTTCAAGCTCACGGAGCGAACCGAGGACGGCGCGTACTTCCGCGGGCTCCGCGACTGGGAGCACCACACGCTCGCCGTCCTCGACACCGGGAAGACCGGCGTCGACCACATCGCGTTCCGGACGTCGAGCCCCGAGGCCCTCGACGAACTGGCCGAGCGGTTCGAGGCGGACGGCGACGACGTGACGTACGTCGACGCCGGCGAGGAGCCCGGCCAGGGCGAGGCGATCCGCGTCGAGAAGTTCGGCCACCCCTACGAGTTCTACTACGACGTCGAGAAGCCCGACGCCCCGAAGGGCCAGCGCTCCCGGCTGAAGAACCGCGTGTACAGCGAGGCCGCCGGGGGCCGCATCGCGCCGCGGCGCATCGACCACACGCACGTCCAGGACTCCGTGTCGCCGGCGCACGCGGAGTGGCTGCAGGACGCGCTCGGCTTCCAGGTGAACGAGCAGTACCGGACGAACGACGGCGAGCTCTGGGGGTGGTGGTTCTCGGTGACGCCGCTCCCCCACGACATCGCCATCCACCGGCTCCCCGAGGGCGAAGCCCCGATGTTCGACCACGTGTCGTTCCACCTCGACAGCCTCCAGGACCTCTGGGAGGCCGCGGACGTGCTCGCCGAGCACGGCATCGAGCCCGACGGCGGCCCCGGCAAGCACGCCATCACGAGCGCTGACTTCCTGTACGTCTCGGACCCGGCCAGCGGGCTCTGCGTGGAGTTCTTCGCGGGCCCCGGCTACCTCAACTTCGAGCCGGACTGGGAGCCGATCGAGTGGACCGAGGACGAGATCGGCGGCGAGACCAGCCACCAGTGGATCGGCGAGGGTCCCGGCTGGGAGGGCCTCGCGTACCCCGACGAGGAAACCGGAGCGTCCCAGTAG